GAGCTGGACAATGACCTTTTcctggctgcctgcagggagctggagggtCCCGAGGTGCCCGtgggggctggcactgccccagcgCCCCCCAGGCGCTGCGAGAAGCCGCCATGGAAatgcccagggaaggagaacgCTCAGGAATGTGGGGTCCCCAAAAAGCTCAgggtgggagaggagctggtgcCCGGCTCCggggggctgcaggacaggcagggccCCCTCCCCAGTCCCAAACTGGTGCTGCGGCCCAGCACGGCCGGTGCCtgcacccccagacccccccctTCCATGGGAGAGCCGGGAAGCTCTGgaggctccatccctgctccggGGGCTCCGTGCCTGAGGCCTGTCCAAGCACCCCTagcaaggagcagctcctcagtgcCCTGGAcccccccagcacagagctgcccccagccccggctgccccccagacccccctcGGGCCCCCCCAGCTTCCTGAACCCCCCAGTGGCTCCCAATGCTCCCggcccccccagcacccccgTGGTCACCAACCACCTGGTgcagctggtgacagcagccagcaaagccccccggggacccccccgagcccccgggCGCAGGGAGAGCCGGCGCTTCCCGGGGCCTGCCGGGATCCTGCCCCAGCAGGTGGGTGGGCATGGGGTGGGGGGAGACcgggcagggatggggtggggttGGGTGGGCATGGGGAAAGCGGGGGAACGGAGtgaggatgggatggggatggggacaggaatgCAGTGGGTTGGGATAGGACAGAAATGGGAGTAgaattgggatgggatgggatgggatgggatgggatgggatgggatgggatgggatgggatggggatggggatggagatggggatgggaaccAGGgtagggatgggatgggataggatggggaCAGCATGGGAACCAGGGTAGGGATGGGATAGGGATGGAGTCAGGAATGCAATGGGTTGGGGATAGGACAGAAATGGGAGTAGAATTGAggtgggatggagatgggatggggatggggacagcatgGAAACCAGGGTAGGGATGGGATAGGGATGGAGTCAGGAATGCAATGGGTTTGGATAGGACAGGAATGGAAGTAGAATTGAGATGGGATGgaaatgggatggggatgggatggagatgggaacCAGGGTAGGGATGGGATAGGGATGGAGTCAGGAATGCAATGGGTTGAGACAGGACAGGAATGGGAGTGGGATGTGGGCTGGGATGGTATTGGAACATCTGATGAAGCCAAGCCCTGGACATCTCTCCCTGTCCCACAAGCACtctgggaagctgctggaggagaTCCTGGTGTCTGCTCCCCAGACTCCTGCTCACGGGGCCGTGGCGAAGCCGCGGGCTCAGGTAAcccctccctcccacccctgctcgggcagatcccagtgggAATCCCCCAGTGGGATGCTGGGTGAGAGGGACCCCCCAGGGCTCTGTGACCATGATGTTCCTGaccccaggcactgcccagctccCCGCTGCCCACTGAGGAGGATTTCGGGAAGGGGCCCTGGCTGGCCATGAAAAcggagctggggctggatgAGAGGgaccccagctgcttcctccacaCCTACAGTGTGGTCATGGTGCTCCGCAAGGTGAGGCTGACCCAGGgttcctgctcttccctcacccCTCAGAGCTGCTTGTAGGGCTGGGAATCTCTGGGGAGGgggggctgagctgagcacagacaTCCACATCCCCTGGGTGACGAGGGCTGTAGAATCCTGAAATATCCCACACAGGAAGGGACCCACGGGGCTcaactcccagccctgcccaaggttaccccaaaatccccgttgtgctgtgcaggcagccCTGAAGCAGCTCCCAAAAAACAAGGTCCCCAGCATGGCTGTGATGATCAAAGCCCTGACCAGGAGCAGCGCTGGTGCTGGTGCCGTGTTCCGGGACCCCACAGGTGAGTGCAGCAGTAGCTGTGCCCGGTGCTACCTGTGCCCAGTGAGGCTCAGGGACCCCACAGGTGAGTGCAGCAGTAGCTGTGCCCGGTGCTACCTGTGCCCAGTGAGGCTCAGGGACCCCATCCTCATTCCCAGGGGAGATGCAGGGCACTGTGCAccggctgctgctggagcagaggcagagcgAGCTCCGGGCCGGCTCCGTGCTGCTcctgaggcaggtgaggagagCTGGGGGGCTCCTTATCCCACCCCAGTGGGGTctgatcccaggggaatgcagGGGGGTGATACAGCACATCACTTGTCCCATTCCCAACCCTGGAACTGGGAATGTAAATATAAGGATAAGGGGATAAGAGGAAGCGGTGCATGTGGTAcatccctgttcccattccatagcaccctggcactgcaaatacaaatacaagAAAAGGATCTCCTACAGTTTTGCACCTCAGATTTTTCTCAACTCTTCTTAAAATTTTCACCCTTCATCCTAAGGTTTCCATAAATGGGGCCCTGTAACTTGGGGGGTTTATCCAggagctggctctgcccctCCTCTGTCTGCCCTCTCTGCAGGTTGGAGTTTTCTCCCCCTCCCACCGCAACCACTACCTCAACGTGACCCCCACCAACCTCCTGAGGATCTTCCCACCTGAGCCCGAGGGCTGCTCCCCCCGGCAGGTGAGGGgggaggcactgctgggacccccAGGGGGGTCTGGGCTATGGGGACCCCCGAGAGGAAGGGGGAGGGCTGGATAAATCCCCCAATAATTCGTCCCCACTGGGTTTTGCAggtccctgcccaggctgagctggcCCCAGACCCCCGTGCAGAGCCCacccagggtgtccctgctcctgagcactGGGGACAGTCGAGGACAAGTGGACACAGTGCAGAGCAGCATCCTGGGGGcttctccctgtgcccatcGAGCTCTGATCCCAGCTGGGAAGAGCCGGTGGGAGCTGATGGATGTGACATGGGTGAGTCAGACCCActctgggaggggaggaaaagctCTCTGTCCTGTGGAAAGCAGGTTCCCAACCTGAACAATTCCACAATTGCACAGAACTCacatcctgctgtgccctgcagatGACCTGGACGGGCTCCTGGGAGAGCTGCCTGAGGATTTCttctcagccccagctcaggtCGACTgtggctgagcccagcagagggTGACAGTGCTGAGGAGCGGTGACACACCtgccacccacccacctgcTCCTCCCTCTGCGTGTCCGGGGTGTTTGTGGTGGAGCCGAGAGCTGGGGAGGCCCGGGGGGAAGCGGCCTCAGCACTGTCCCCAATCCTGGGGCACACGGGCCCCTCTCGCTCCCAAACCTGCATTAAAGGgctgttttgtttctgcatCACCTGTGTCCTCGTATGTCACccctctgtcccttccctgggTGGGAGGAGCCGTTCCCCAGGGTCTCACAGGACTGAGGGGGGGTCCCCATATCCCTCCCCATGGGACATCCCCACCCCACACCCACCAACAGGTTAAACTTTCCCGCACCCCGTGACTCTGTTTACCGCCAGGAGTTATTTATAGGACCCCTGGCTCTGGGATTTGATTCCACATCCGTGTGTGGGGCACAGCCCTATTTATAACCCCCCTCCCCCGAGGCTCAGGGCGCCGCTcgctgtccccagagcctcccctgccctccgGGGCTCCCATGGCCCACGAGTCGTTCGCCTTCAGCCCCTCGGCGCTGCGCTCGCTGCGGCTGCAGCGGGAGCTGCTGGAGCGGGACGATCGGCGCCGGGCGCTGGCCCGGGGCTCGGCCGAGCGCCGCCTCCTGcccgggaccccccggcagcccccgagccccccccGGCGGCGCCAGTTCTGCCGCGACCCCGCCGTGCACAACGCGCTCTACGCCGGGGACCTGCGCCGCGTCCAGAGCATCTTCAGGGACGAGGCCACCGCCAATGTGGTGCTGGAGACGGTCAGCGAGGAGCTGGTGTGGTCACCGGAGCAGGGTACGGGTGCAAAGAGGGACGGGGGGGatgcttcctttcttctcccttctcccttccccttgaaaagcagctctggggcCAGGAAAGGggtgcagctccaggtgggCAGGGGGGAGCCGGAGTCAGGAGTGGGGTGGGTGTGTGGGGCAGCCCCACGGTGCCCCCCTACTCCCTCACCTCCggcagggctctgggtgggTGGGTGCAGGTCAGGGGGGTCCAGCTGCTctccggcagcccccgctgacCCCCGCAGGGCTCTGGGTGGGTGGGTGCGGGTCAGGGGGGTCCAGCTGCTctccggcagcccccgctgatCCCCGCAGGGCTCTGGGTGCTGAGCCCCCGCCGCCAGCACACCTCCGCCCTGCGCATCGCCGCCGCCCGCGGCTACGAGGACTGTGCCCGGCACCTGCTGCTGCGGGGGGCGGCCGTGGATGCTGTGGTGGGGGGCAGAGCCCCCCTGCACGACAGCGCGGCCGCCCCGCACCCCAACTGCGCCCGCCTGCTCCTGGCCTTCGGCGCCGACCCCAACGTGCTGAGCGCCGACGGCTCGGCCCCGCTGCACCTCTGCACCGCGCCCCACAGCCTCAGGTATGGCCTCACCTGCGGGGGGGGCCCGGCCAGGGTGGGGCTCATCTGTATGAGAGGCCCCGCCCATGAAATCCTCACTCCTGCCCCACCCACACAATCTGGGAGCCAGGGGCCTGTGGGGTGTCCTGGGAgggtccctggggtgtccctgggggtgtcccatGGGTGACAGGTCTCTCCAGGGTGTCCTGAGGCTGTCCCTAGGGATATCCCATGGGAACCATGGCATGTCCTGGTCGTGTCCCATGGGTGCCAGAGTGTCTCCTCACCCTTTCCACCCTTTCCCCAGGTGTGcggagctgctgctggcgcACGGCGCGCAGGTGAACCTGGGCACCCGTGACCGGCAGGTGACAGCCCTGCACGTGGCGGCGCGCCAGGGGCTGGTGGCCCACGTGGAGCTGTACCTGCACCACGGCGCCGACCCCTCCCTGCGCACCCACCAGGGCGAGACCCCCCTGaacgcggcggcggcggcggccgagcGCCCCGAGGACGCCGAGCGCTTCCTGCGCGTGGCCGAGCGGCTGCTGGAGGCCGGCGCCGAgcccggggccgcggggcgcAAGGGCCACACGCCGCTGCACAACGCCTGTGCCAACGGGCACCCCGCCATGGCCCGGCTGCTGCTGCGCCACGGCGCCGACGCCACCGTCCCCAACGGCGCCGGGGACACCCCCATGGACTGCGCCCTGCGCGCCGTGCGCGAGTACCGCCAGCAGCGCCCCGAGGAgaccctggccctgctgctggaccACGGCGCCCTCCCCGCGCACCCCAAGGTGGGGCAGGGGGTGACGGGGGGCACGGGGAGGTGGCGGTGTCACACCCTGgtgacacagctctgctggcagatGCTCAGGCTGTGCCCCCCAAGGTGGGGAAGGGGGCACGGGGAGGTGGCAGTGACAGTGTCACACCCTGGTGACACTGTTCTGCTGGCAGatgctcaggctgtgctgccagcacccacCGGCGCTGGAGGTGATGCTCAACGCCTACGACCACGTGCCTCCCGCCGACAGCTGGGTGGAGGCCGTGCCCCCCGAGCTCTGGGAGGTAATGAGGTGTCCTGGGGGGTCCTgggctgtccccgtgtccccagcccagcccactGAGCCCCTGTCCCCCCCGCAGGAGCACCAGGAGTTCTATGCCTCGGCCGTGCGCATGGCGGGACAGCCGCGACgcctgcagcacctggcacGTGTGGCCATCCGGCGTCACCTGGGCGCCCGCTGCCGCgccgctgtccccaggctggcactgccacccccccTGCGCCGCTACCTCCAGCTGCCCATCGAGGGTCTCATCTCCTGAGGGCACTCCATGTGTCCTCACTGGTGTCCCCCCCTCTCCGTGCCCTGGTGTCAATAAAGGACATGGCAGAGGTGGCCCTTGAGGTGTCTTTGTCTCTGTGGGACCAGGGTGGGCaatggcagctgctgtggggacaggggactgtggggacaggagaTGAGGGGGAACGGGAATAGAGGGACAGGgaactgtggggacaggggatgaGGGGGGACAGAGCCAATGGTCAGaggtggcagggaggggacagacagaccCTGGCGGATGCGGGGACCGTGGAGGGGGTGACAGCGCGGCCGGGGGGGTCCGGTCCCGGTAAGGCCCCGTGGCGGGCGGGGGGGGTTCAGCCCGGGGGTTCCCACGGTTCTCCCGAGGCCCCGCCCCGCTGCGGCCGTGACTCCGCCCCCAACAGCCCCGCCTCTCTTCACAGTCCCGCCCACTCACAGCCCCGCCCACTTTCGGGGCGCGTCCTATTCGCTCCACCACTACCCCCCTTTGACCACGCCCACTGGGCGCGGCCGTGACGTAGCCCCGCGCGCCCGCGGCCCCGTCCCGCCCCCTAGCGGCGGCGCGCTGTGACGTGGCGCTTCcggcgcgggcggcggcggcgggaggcggTGAGTGGGggggggcaccgggacccccggggATGGCGGGGACACCCCGGGACCGACAGGGACACACCGGCACTTCCCGGATGGCCGGGAATGGCAGGGACCCACCGGCACCCCCGGGATAGACGGGGACCGGTAGGGACACACCGGGACCCTCGGGGACGGGCAGGGACATCCCCGGTTCCTCTCGCCCCGCCGTGCCCGGGCCCCGCTGACCGCATCGTTCTGCTCCGTCCAGGTCGGGGATGGCCTGACCCTGCCCCGCTGGGCACCGAGGGGCTgcgggaccccccgggacccccgggaccctccgCCGGGCCCGGTGAGGTGAGCGCAGCGCTGCCGCTTCGGCGTCTCGGGAGCGAGGAGGAAAACCCGCAGCGAGGAGCTCCCGTCCCTGCGGTCTCCGGGCaccgggagcagccccggggTCTGTTCTGAGCCCGGAGGCGGCACCGGGGCCGCCCCGCTCGGTCACACCGGGCACCGCTCGGTGCAGACGGGGGTCGCGAAGATGGAGCCCCCGGCCGCCCCGCTCATCCCGGGGGTGGGGGACGAGGTGACGCTGGTGGCCGGGGTGGCCGTGCTGGCGCTGGCTCTGGTGCTGGCCTGGCTGTCCACGTACGTGGCCGAGGGCAgcgggcagctcctgggcaccGGGGACGCGGCCGTCATCCGCCTCGGGCCCCTCCCGCCCTACGCGGGAACCGCGGGGGCGGCCGAggccccggagccccccgggagCCCCGAGAGCGCGGAGGAGAAAgcggaggaggaagggggggcggcggcgcgggcggaCAGCGGGAGCGGCCCCGGTCCCGGCCGGGAGCAGCTGCCGGACGCCGAGCCCGGAGCCCCCGGGGCGGGGGACGCGTGCCCCGGCCTCATCAAGATCCGCCTCAAGTTCCTCAACGACACCGAGGAGGTGGCGGTGGCCCGGCCCGAGGACACCGTGGGGATTCTCAAGAGGTGAGGCCCGGGTGTGCAGCTCCCTCCCACGGACCGGGGGAGGGCTTTTATCCCTCCCGTTATGCCAAAAATACCCCGTGGGCTTTAAAACAGCGAGTTTGAAAGAGGCGGCGGTGGCGCGGTGGCAGTGCCATCGCTGTCCCCTCCCCGTTACACAGTGCGGGGGTTCCCACCCCGGATTGGGTCCATGTTGGGGGGGTTCCCAGCCCGGGTGGGGGTCCCTGAGCCCGTCTCTGCCGCCTCCAACCCTCCCTCGTCCCGCAGCAAATACTTCCCGGGCCAGGAGAGCCAGATGAAGCTCATCTACCgcgggcagctgctgcaggaccaGGCACGGACGCTGCGCTCGCTCCGCATCACCGACAACTGTGTCATCCACTGCCACCGCTCCCGGGGGAGCGGCGCGGCCAcccccgccctgcccgagcccggccccgccggccccgcggccccggcgctgccgctgGGCGGGGGGACGCTCATGGTGCCCACGGTGATGGTGGTGCTGGCGCTGGGCTGGTATTTCCGCATCAATTACCGGCAGCTCTTCACGGCCCCGGCCACCGTGTCGCTGATCGGTGTCACCGTGCTGGTCACCTTCCTGGCCTTCGGGGTGTACGGACAGGCGGGGTGAGGGGGAAGGAGCGGGGGAGGCACCGCGGTGTCGCTGTGCCCGCTGTGACCGGAGCCAGCACGGTGGCAGCTCCGCGTGTTGGTCCCAGCCTTGCTGCCGGACTTTACCAGCCAAAAAGGGGCTGTGCCCCCCCTCAAaccccactgcccggccccgACCCCAGCTCCGGGGAGCGGGACAGCACCGGAACGGGCCGTGGCTTCTTCCCAAGGACTTTTTAATGCAAATAAAGGGTGTCAAGTCACCCCAGTGGTTGCcttcctgccctggggctgctctctcCTACCCACCGACACTTCTGGGGGGTTATAAAAACAAATCCGGCCCCACCCGTGGTGAATGGAGTGCGGGGGAGATGGATTCGGGGTGTAAAGGCCCTGTTTAATTAACGAGCTGTAATTAATGCCAGGGATACCAAGTCAAGATGCAGTTTTATTTACAGGGGCAGCCACAACCCACTCACGGGACACACAGACCTCACAAGGGCTCAGTTCCCCTGCGGGGGGGACACGCAGAAACaccgggggaggggggggtgaGGACACCGACCTGGGGGGGTCACAGGGGATGCTctgagccccccaaaccccactgcaCCCCTTGGACCCCAAATTTCAGTGCCTctctcctgcagggaaaggggctcagGCTGCCTCCCCCCTACAGCCCCAGCTCGCCgtgcccccctccccaggcagtTTGGGGTGGTTCTCCCCGTGTTTTTGGGTGCCCACAGCCCCGTGCTCGGGCCCTGGGGCACGCAAAGGCCAGCTTGGCATGCCCCGGTGGCCAGACCcgcccagccccacagctgcaccAGGAGGGGGCACACGGGGGTCCCCATGCAGGGGGGGCTGCAGCGTTCTGAggtgcccagggctctgcaggaacccccccgccgcccccccaGCTCAGCCTTTAGCAGCAGTTTGAAAACAAATAGTGAATCCAGAGTCAGAGCACCATAATGTGTGAGTCCCAGCAAGAGGAGGAGCCAGGGCACCGGGCTGGGGGGACAGACAGAGCCCCACGCTGGGGACACACGGCCAGATGGGGGGGTCAGACAGCCATGggggggacagcagaggggatggagccaaccctgtccccagcacagcccctgggatggAGAAAACTGCGGGGAGGGGATCAAGGGCAGGGGGTGAGCTGGATCCAGCCAGAGGGACCTgtccccccccggcccgcacaGCGGGGCGCTGGTCCCGGCCCCCCCAAACTAAAGCAGAGCCCGTGGGGGTGCAAACAGCCGCCAGAGTTGTGGGGGTCCCCAGTGACCCCCCGAGTGCAGCAGCAGGTCCCCAGGCACGTGTGGAGGGCacgcagagctgccctggggacaccaggagtggggggctctgccttgaagctgggctgggcttcccccccagttctgctccattcccagctccacccCGGAcgtccctgccaggctggggtcccccctccccaaacagttggcacagggatggtcacagcagctccccccacccccagaCCCACCCCCGAACAGCCCCAAACATGAAGGATGCAGCATGCAGCCCCTGTGAACCCCTgtgtgggcactgccaggcccTCGAGACCCCCAACAGCTGAATGCAGGCACAGCTGAACAGATCTGGGGGTGACAGGGTGCTCTCCCTTGTCCTCTGAGTGGGAAAGGCCCCCTCCAGTGTGACCCCCCCTCCTGAGCCAGCCCGACCGGCgagtgccagcccagggcaggggctcaccccaaaaccccagggcaggggggactcaCCACCCCCTGACCCAGGCCCAGACCTGCCCAGGGTGTCCAGGTGCCCCCCACCCCACTGGGGTAAGTGAGGAGCGGGTGTGgggggggcacagctggctttgggggtgctgggagggaagggggggcTGTACCCCCATGTCAGAGGGTGACCCCCAACAGGAGCCCCAGGTACAAAAACTGTCACAGAATAAATAGAGGCACCGGGGCaggggggaggaaggggggCACTAACGGGGGctccccaaatccagccccacTCCAGCAACAGCTGAGTCCTCTGTGCCCCGGTACCCACGTTGTGTCTGGCCCGGGGGGTGCCTGGGGGCTGTCCTGgcccctgtctgtccctctgtctgtcctgcccctccccagctcGGCGGGGCTCAGTTGTTGATGTCGTCGTAGATGCTGGGGgtgtggggggcggggggcTTGGGCTTCTTCTTCTTGCTGGAGCCGAGCCCTGGGGCGCCGCTCACCAGCCCCAGGTGCGGCTTCTTCTTCTTGGTCTTGCGGGACTCGGAGTTGTTTGTACCTAgggaggggagaaagggaagaaatggGGGTGTCAGGGAGGAGATGAGCCCCAAAACAGAGGGGATGATGCCCAACTCTGGTCAAGAAAATGTACCCCAAAATGTTCCTGCCTCTCCCAAGTGGAGGACAAGGTGCTGCAGGCTTTGGAGCCATGGTTTGTTCAACTCCTCTTGCACTGGGGACATGCCAGAACAGCCGGGTTTGCCCCCTCAGAGGGATCTGTGCCCCAGGATTTGCCCCTCAGAGGGGTCTGTGCCCCAGGAtttgccccccagcccctgaaCACTCACTGGCTTTGGAGGAGGCTGAGTCAGAGGGGGAGATGTCGGAGGAGCCGTCCCACTGCAGGCGGCTCATCAGGGCTTGGCTCTCGGCCACCTCGAAGCTGTCGTTCTCCACGCCGCCCTCGGCCTCGGGCAGGGACCTGGGCACAGGTGTTACACAGGGCAGGTGGGTACAGAGCCCCCCAATGCCAGGGGGAGGGACCTGGGCACAGGTGTTACACAGGGCAGGTGGGTACAGAGccccccagtgccagggggatgcccaggggctcagcccagccctcaccaccctgctgggctgcagatCCCAACCCCAGTCCTGGGCTCCCATCCCCTGCAggcctccccagggctgtccctgtccccagccccacctgagcACCCCGTGCAGCCCCCCCAGTCCCTGTTCCACAGCGACCCCAGGACCTTGGGGACCCCAATGTGCAGCCACTTACGCAGAGGGCCCAAGGAGGTAAACCCGGACTGCCCTGCGCTGCTCATCCGTGTGCTGGGGACACCGCAGGGACCTGGGGGGAGACACGGCACTGAGATGGGCCTTCCCCCCTCCCATGGGATGTTGGGGACCCGGGGGAAGCCCCCAGAgtgagcagggccaggccagGCCGCCCTCACCTGGTGCACATCTTCTTGGTGTGTTCGGAGATGACCCCGCattgctggggagggaagggacaggtgagttCAGGGTGAGtttggggggacaggggagtgaccccagggctgtgctgcaccaCCACAGGCTCCCAGTGCTGAGTCCCAGACAAAGTTGCCACCACCCCACGATCAGGAcctgctgcacatccccattcccagcctggaacccagccccagtgggatggagcccagctgggagagaTCCCCAGGGTCCATCCCCTGTGGTGCCCCCGTGTCCAGCTGGGAGGGGCCCCCCCTGTCCAGCTGGGAGCCCCCCTGCCCCATGCCCTCACCGTGGTGAGCAGCGTCCGCAGCTCCTCGGGGCCCAGCGTCTCGTAGTTGATGCCAGCTGAGTTGCTGTACTGGGGGGGCAGAGAGCAGGCTCAGGCCTGGGGAACCCTCCTGGGGGGCACCACGGCCCctggggaggcagagcagggactggcagccatgGCCCCCCATCCCAGGCTCACCTTGAAGGGATCGGGGTTCCCGCCGATCTCGcctgggagggaggaaaggtgaggggggggggggtcctgcccccagcctggccctgcctgggacCCCCAGGGCCCCCTCCCACCGCCACCACCCCAGCCAGGGAGAGCCCCGCCTCCCCATGAGCCCCACCCACTGCAGCTGCCCCACCCACCCCAAACGCCCCACCCCTACACGTGCCCAGCCCATGCAAGCTCTGCCCCAAAGGTGTGAGCCCCCTCCCCCGTTTTTAGCCCCACCCCAAAGGTGTGAGCCCCGCCTCCATTTTTAGCCCCGCCCCCTCACCATTTTTGTGTTTCAGGGACTTGGACCTGCGGGGCGAGTTGGGGTTCTGCAACAAGAAGGGGGTGTTGGGGGTGTCCTGTGTCCTCCCCGCGCCCCCCACCCTTCCCTGCACCCCTCACCTTATCCGACTTCCTCTTCTTTGCTGTGGGGAGAGACAGAAAGGAAAGATTTGACCTTTTCCAGGGCATGCAGCCCCAAGCCCAGAGCcactgctgcctccccagggctgggaccaCCACCCGTGGCTGCTCTCCCCCTACACACCCACCCAGGAGCGGGGTTCAGGGGCCATGGGGCAGGCAGGACATGTCCCCCAGCCCTCAGGACACCAAGGATCCCTCCCCACCTTTCTTCTCAGAGCCATAGGACCAATCATTGTCATTGATGTCATCGTTGTCCTCCTGGTCACTCTCTGACTTGTTCAGGTTGTTGCTGCTCGCGATCCTGAgcggggaggggacagaaaTCATGGCTGGGGTCTGCCCCACGTCCTCCACGGagccccagcatccatcccatGTCCTCTGGTACCCTCCCATCCTCCCGTGCCACCCAGGATCCAGACAGGagtccccagcagccaccaaGGCAGGGGGGACAAAGGACTCAGGGGGACACAGGAGCCGGGGGGAacagaggggacacacaggAGCCAGGGTTCCCAGCTCCTTTTCCCAGGAGGGATAAACTGTCAGGAAGGAACAAGAGGAGCTCCAGAAGGAACCAAGCCGGACACCCCCAGGACGGAAAGCGAGGACCGGGGAGACCCAGACTTGGCCAAATTCCCATCCcaggctccccagagctggaacccccagcaccccagggTGAGGCCCCCACAGCCAGGCCCCGGTGCCggggtttcccgggagctgcagccccacctGCGGTTGGCGATGCGGCTGCTGTTGCGGCCCATGCCCAGGCACTTCTCCAGGTGCGGGGCGAAGCGCGAGGCGGCGATGCTGCGGCTGCAGTTGGGGCACACGCACTCCTTGTTCTTCCACTGGTTGTACACCTGCCCAAAGATGTCCACGCCTGGCTGGTCCACGATCTCTGTAGGGGGGACAcgctcagcccctgccctgacACCCCACATCTGCTCTGGGGGGTCCTCGGGGCTGCCAGACCCTCCCCGCAGCCTCAGTGCGGCTCGGAGGAGCTGAAACCAGGGGGTCTCTGCCACTTCCCACCCacaccccagctgtgccccccagggccccagcaCCACGTTTTGGGGTTCAGTGCCCCCCCATTGACCCGTCTGGTCACTGTTGGGGGGACATTTGGGTGTTTAATCCCCGTCAGCAGCCCTCTAAC
The sequence above is a segment of the Agelaius phoeniceus isolate bAgePho1 chromosome 26, bAgePho1.hap1, whole genome shotgun sequence genome. Coding sequences within it:
- the ATXN7L3 gene encoding ataxin-7-like protein 3; the protein is MKMEDMSLSGLDNSKLEAIAHEIYTELVEDACLGLCFEVHRAVKCGYFFLDDTDPDSMKDFEIVDQPGVDIFGQVYNQWKNKECVCPNCSRSIAASRFAPHLEKCLGMGRNSSRIANRRIASSNNLNKSESDQEDNDDINDNDWSYGSEKKAKKRKSDKNPNSPRRSKSLKHKNGEIGGNPDPFKYSNSAGINYETLGPEELRTLLTTQCGVISEHTKKMCTRSLRCPQHTDEQRRAVRVYLLGPSASLPEAEGGVENDSFEVAESQALMSRLQWDGSSDISPSDSASSKASTNNSESRKTKKKKPHLGLVSGAPGLGSSKKKKPKPPAPHTPSIYDDINN
- the TMUB2 gene encoding transmembrane and ubiquitin-like domain-containing protein 2; protein product: MEPPAAPLIPGVGDEVTLVAGVAVLALALVLAWLSTYVAEGSGQLLGTGDAAVIRLGPLPPYAGTAGAAEAPEPPGSPESAEEKAEEEGGAAARADSGSGPGPGREQLPDAEPGAPGAGDACPGLIKIRLKFLNDTEEVAVARPEDTVGILKSKYFPGQESQMKLIYRGQLLQDQARTLRSLRITDNCVIHCHRSRGSGAATPALPEPGPAGPAAPALPLGGGTLMVPTVMVVLALGWYFRINYRQLFTAPATVSLIGVTVLVTFLAFGVYGQAG